In the Apteryx mantelli isolate bAptMan1 chromosome 1, bAptMan1.hap1, whole genome shotgun sequence genome, one interval contains:
- the NEK3 gene encoding serine/threonine-protein kinase Nek3 isoform X1 → MEEYKVLKVLGEGSFGRALLVHHESSNQKYAMKEIRLPISSSDVENSRKEAILLAKMKHPNIVAYKESFEADGHLYIVMEYCDDGDLMQKIKQQRGKLFSEDTILHWFVQMCLGVKHIHDKRVLHRDIKSKNVFLTQNGKIKLGDFGSARLLAHPVSYACTYVGTPYYVPPEIWESMPYNNKSDIWSLGCILYELCTLRHPFQAKSWKHLILKICKGSYNPLPSHYSYELHYLIKQMFKRNPKNRPSATTILERGCLTKLIKNCMPSEMTSEFEQALKETKKHEGSAARPKGNITAGGSSNSEEKNRQSKEQSSKSRPFQRENITKDLSENTQEQRKSGEEAETSEVPPGITDLSHPHRRQWEKKISNTVENVLENASLLSSSFTSEEIKSGCVTNYSENKPRKQWNKETPQTLMNILSNADVSLAFKTYTIYKPASENILKGPLSDGTEASDEVDGECEAIVTDLERLEPRTNEDDTDFDEEDDPDWVSELKMILETQ, encoded by the exons ATGGAAGAATACAAAGTGTTGAAAGTACTAGGAGAGGGATCCTTCGGGAGAGCTCTCCTAGTTCATCATGAAAGCAGTAATCAAAAGTATGCAATGAAGGAAATAAGACTTCCAATA TCTTCATCCGATGTAGAGAACTCCAGGAAGGAAGCTATTCTGTTGGCTAAAATGAAACATCCAAATATTGTTGCCTATAAAGAATCATTTGAAG CTGATGGACATCTTTATATAGTGATGGAATATTGTGATGATGGAGATCTAATGCAAAAGATTAAGCAACAAAGAGGAAAGCTGTTCTCTGAAGATACG ATCCTTCACTGGTTTGTACAGATGTGCCTGGGTGTGAAGCACATTCATGATAAACGTGTGTTGCACAGAGATATCAAGTCCAAG AATGTCTTCCTCActcaaaatggaaaaataaaattgggAGATTTTGGGTCTGCACGTCTTCTTGCACA TCCAGTGTCGTATGCTTGCACGTATGTGGGAACTCCTTATTACGTGCCTCCAGAAATATGGGAAAGCATGCCATACAACAACAAAAG TGATATATGGTCTCTGGGATGCATTTTATATGAGCTGTGCACTCTTAGACATCCA tttcaAGCCAAAAGCTGGAAACATCTCATCCTTAAGATATGCAAAGGATCCTACAATCCACTACCATCTCACTATTCCTATGAGCTTCATTACTTAATAAAGCAGATGTTTAAGAGAAATCCCAAGAACCGTCCATCAGCTACTACTATTCTTGAAAGGGGTTGTTTAACCAAACTTATCAAAAATTGTATGCCTTCTGAG ATGACATCTGAATTTGAACAGGCATTAAAGGAAACCAAGAAACATGAAGGCAGCGCAGCAAGACCGAAAG GTAACATTACAGCTGGTGGAAGCTcaaacagtgaggaaaaaaatagg caaagtaAAGAACAAAGTAGCAAAAGTAGACCCTTTCAACGGGAAAATATTACCAAGGATTTGAGTGAAAACACACAAGAGCAAAGGAAATCTGGTGAGGAGG CAGAAACTTCTGAAGTCCCCCCAGGAATCACTGATTTGTCACATCCtcacaggaggcagtgggagaaAAAGATATCCAATACCGTAGAGAATGTCCTGGAAAATGCatccttgctttcttccagttttaCATCTGAAGAGATTAAAA GTGGCTGTGTTACAAACTACAGTGAAAATAAGCCACGTAAGCAGTGGAACAAGGAAACTCCTCAGACCCTAATGAACATTCTCAGTAATGCAGATGTCAGCTTAGCATTTAAAACATACACGATTTATAAACCAG cttctgaaaatatattaaaagggCCACTTTCTGATGGAACTGAAGCATCTGATGAAGTAGATGGTGAATGTGAAGCTATTGTCACAGATTTGGAGAGACTTGAGCCTAGAACTAATGAAGATGACAC GGACTTCGATGAGGAAGATGACCCAGATTGGGTGTCGGAACTGAAAATGATACTTGAAACACAGTAA
- the NEK3 gene encoding serine/threonine-protein kinase Nek3 isoform X2: protein MEEYKVLKVLGEGSFGRALLVHHESSNQKYAMKEIRLPISSSDVENSRKEAILLAKMKHPNIVAYKESFEADGHLYIVMEYCDDGDLMQKIKQQRGKLFSEDTILHWFVQMCLGVKHIHDKRVLHRDIKSKNVFLTQNGKIKLGDFGSARLLAHPVSYACTYVGTPYYVPPEIWESMPYNNKSDIWSLGCILYELCTLRHPFQAKSWKHLILKICKGSYNPLPSHYSYELHYLIKQMFKRNPKNRPSATTILERGCLTKLIKNCMPSEMTSEFEQALKETKKHEGSAARPKGNITAGGSSNSEEKNRQSKEQSSKSRPFQRENITKDLSENTQEQRKSGEEETSEVPPGITDLSHPHRRQWEKKISNTVENVLENASLLSSSFTSEEIKSGCVTNYSENKPRKQWNKETPQTLMNILSNADVSLAFKTYTIYKPASENILKGPLSDGTEASDEVDGECEAIVTDLERLEPRTNEDDTDFDEEDDPDWVSELKMILETQ from the exons ATGGAAGAATACAAAGTGTTGAAAGTACTAGGAGAGGGATCCTTCGGGAGAGCTCTCCTAGTTCATCATGAAAGCAGTAATCAAAAGTATGCAATGAAGGAAATAAGACTTCCAATA TCTTCATCCGATGTAGAGAACTCCAGGAAGGAAGCTATTCTGTTGGCTAAAATGAAACATCCAAATATTGTTGCCTATAAAGAATCATTTGAAG CTGATGGACATCTTTATATAGTGATGGAATATTGTGATGATGGAGATCTAATGCAAAAGATTAAGCAACAAAGAGGAAAGCTGTTCTCTGAAGATACG ATCCTTCACTGGTTTGTACAGATGTGCCTGGGTGTGAAGCACATTCATGATAAACGTGTGTTGCACAGAGATATCAAGTCCAAG AATGTCTTCCTCActcaaaatggaaaaataaaattgggAGATTTTGGGTCTGCACGTCTTCTTGCACA TCCAGTGTCGTATGCTTGCACGTATGTGGGAACTCCTTATTACGTGCCTCCAGAAATATGGGAAAGCATGCCATACAACAACAAAAG TGATATATGGTCTCTGGGATGCATTTTATATGAGCTGTGCACTCTTAGACATCCA tttcaAGCCAAAAGCTGGAAACATCTCATCCTTAAGATATGCAAAGGATCCTACAATCCACTACCATCTCACTATTCCTATGAGCTTCATTACTTAATAAAGCAGATGTTTAAGAGAAATCCCAAGAACCGTCCATCAGCTACTACTATTCTTGAAAGGGGTTGTTTAACCAAACTTATCAAAAATTGTATGCCTTCTGAG ATGACATCTGAATTTGAACAGGCATTAAAGGAAACCAAGAAACATGAAGGCAGCGCAGCAAGACCGAAAG GTAACATTACAGCTGGTGGAAGCTcaaacagtgaggaaaaaaatagg caaagtaAAGAACAAAGTAGCAAAAGTAGACCCTTTCAACGGGAAAATATTACCAAGGATTTGAGTGAAAACACACAAGAGCAAAGGAAATCTGGTGAGGAGG AAACTTCTGAAGTCCCCCCAGGAATCACTGATTTGTCACATCCtcacaggaggcagtgggagaaAAAGATATCCAATACCGTAGAGAATGTCCTGGAAAATGCatccttgctttcttccagttttaCATCTGAAGAGATTAAAA GTGGCTGTGTTACAAACTACAGTGAAAATAAGCCACGTAAGCAGTGGAACAAGGAAACTCCTCAGACCCTAATGAACATTCTCAGTAATGCAGATGTCAGCTTAGCATTTAAAACATACACGATTTATAAACCAG cttctgaaaatatattaaaagggCCACTTTCTGATGGAACTGAAGCATCTGATGAAGTAGATGGTGAATGTGAAGCTATTGTCACAGATTTGGAGAGACTTGAGCCTAGAACTAATGAAGATGACAC GGACTTCGATGAGGAAGATGACCCAGATTGGGTGTCGGAACTGAAAATGATACTTGAAACACAGTAA
- the CKAP2 gene encoding cytoskeleton-associated protein 2 isoform X1: MTARPSPRLPPSRRSEPAYREQRRQKVEEYLSRKKIFSGVCIQENQASFSSSRTGKVTSNKLQDKIQALKSAKPKMEDTENADKLSWDQSSRTLEENVTLKSSTISRANSTLGTSYNLEDLTSKDKVTEIKPQHVSLSQSFLHVRSIKEKQLIAEKQNSIVSLPKKPVPGTYRGKVIQSKVNSFRKAPKSEGEKSSLPDKKPLISATKPSVRSLSTSNCNVVMKTIKVTNSPNSVKPKGVLPFQSKPASKALNSQSSLNKQQSTSAVSLTKVTVQKMIGRRGPVPRRAASNNSDHKTLAVKLADSCEDARPEATAKAISVVPVTKSGQDLKAIGNRKSVLPKESAEERRARLAEWRASKGKVMRRPPASVSLGAQSKSEAQEFSSTDDSLEHLLHGEKVNKTLSECLQLTEQGCQSDEVRAMLEDLIKNIPGAKKLAKYWICCMHLEQMGPLEKLIVVYEEAVLAGAMPKDELRHTLIDIMKNTESLFKSEDGGAVIEAHLSEVVEVGKEANASAEQVQEVFKDLNSDEDQKAERNKAETSNEAIKNEEMDLDLKPREEILPKKNKKHKTKERTKKSGKCETEEQNEDRVKDVTRALNSPDKENDASYLMKYNLSTTPYLESMKMHHEANDSNAKDLKIVTPLRYSQRIREKMCKLSDTVKDHDPCVSSLEQLGELGSKLTACIHRQNNALKETNTDVEE; the protein is encoded by the exons AGCAAAGAAGACAAAAAGTTGAAGAATATTTGTCAAGAAAAAAGATCTTTTCTGGTGTGTGCATTCAAGAAAACCAGGCATCTTTCAG cagtagcAGAACTGGGAAAGTAACTAGCAATAAACTGCAAGACAAAATACAGGCCTTAAAATCTGCAAAGCCAAAAATG GAAGATACAGAGAATGCTGATAAACTTTCATGGGACCAATCAAGCAGAACCTTAGAAGAAAATGTTACTTTAAAGTCTTCTACCATCAGTCGCGCAAATTCCACATTGGGGACAAGCTATAATCTTGAAGATCTTACTTCCAAGGATAAAGTCACTGAAATAAAACCTCAGCATGTATCACTTAGCCAGTCTTTCTTGCATGTCAGAAGTATAAAAGAGAAACAACTGattgcagaaaaacaaaattcaattGTCAGCCTACCAAAGAAACCAGTGCCTGGTACATATCGTGGCAAAGTTATCCAATCCAAGGTAAACTCCTTCCGAAAAGCACCAAAAAGCGAGGGGGAGAAGAGTTCTTTGCCAGATAAGAAGCCTCTTATTTCTGCCACCAAACCATCTGTGAGATCTCTTTCTACAAGCAACTGCAATGTAGTTATGAAGACCATCAAAGTCACAAACTCCCCTAATTCTGTGAAACCAAAGGGTGTCCTCCCATTCCAGAGTAAACCAGCTAGCAAAGCTCTTAACTCACAGTCCAGTCTGAATAAGCAACAATCAACATCTGCTGTATCACTGACAAAAGTAACAGTCCAAAAGATGATTGGTAGAAGGGGACCAGTGCCACGGAGGGCCGCTTCTAACAATTCTGACCACAAAACGTTAGCAGTGAAACTTGCAGATTCTTGCGAAGATGCAAGACCAGAAGCTACAGCAAAAGCAATTTCTGTTGTTCCTGTTACCAAGTCAGGACAGGATCTTAAAGCTATTGGCAACAGAAAATCTGTTCTGCCAAAAGAGTCAGCAGAAGAGAGAAG AGCTCGCCTGGCTGAATGGAGGGCATCTAAAGGAAAAGTGATGAGGAGACCACCTGCATCTGTGTCCTTGGGAGCCCAGTCAAAAAGTGAAGCACAGGAATTCTCTTCTACTGATGATTCCTTAGAGCATTTATTACATGGTGAAAAAGTCAACAAGACTCTCTCAGAATGTCTGCAGTTAACTGAACAG GGATGTCAAAGTGATGAAGTACGTGCCATGTTGGAAGACCTGATAAAGAATATTCCTGGGGCTAAAAAGCTTGCAAAATATTGGATCTGCTGTATGCATCTTGAACAGATGGGCCCTCTTGAAAAGCTCATTGTTGTCTATGAGGAAGCCGTTTTGGCAGGAGCAATG cctAAAGATGAACTACGACACACACTAATAGatattatgaaaaatactgaaagccTGTTTAAGTCTGAGGATG GGGGAGCTGTGATAGAAGCTCATTTAAGTGAGGTAGTGGAAGTCGGCAAGGAAGCTAATGCATCTGCAGAGCAAGTTCAGGAGGTCTTCAAGGATCTCAACTCAGATGAGGAccagaaagcagagagaaataagGCAGAGACTAGCAATGAAGCGatcaaaaatgaagaaatggattTAGACTTGAAGCCAAGAGAAGAGATCTtgccaaaaaagaataaaaagcacaaaactaaagAACGTACAAAGAAGTCAGGAAAATGTGAAACAGAAGAGCAGAATGAAGACAGGGTAAAAGATGTAACCCGAGCACTTAATTCTCCTGACAAGGAGAATGATGCATCTTATTTAATGAAATACAATCTATCTACAACTCCATACTTGGAAAG taTGAAGATGCACCATGAGGCAAATGACTCCAATGctaaagacctgaaaattgtaACCCCTCTGCGATATTCTCAACGTATACGGGAAAAGATGTGCAAGTTGTCAGATACTGTTAAGGATCATGATCCCTGTGTGTCTTCACTGGAACAGCTGGGAGAACTGGGATCAAAACTCACTGCCTGTATCCACAGACAGAACAATGCActgaaagaaacaaatactgaTGTAGAAGAGTAA
- the NEK3 gene encoding serine/threonine-protein kinase Nek3 isoform X3 — protein sequence MEEYKVLKVLGEGSFGRALLVHHESSNQKYAMKEIRLPISSSDVENSRKEAILLAKMKHPNIVAYKESFEADGHLYIVMEYCDDGDLMQKIKQQRGKLFSEDTILHWFVQMCLGVKHIHDKRVLHRDIKSKNVFLTQNGKIKLGDFGSARLLAHPVSYACTYVGTPYYVPPEIWESMPYNNKSDIWSLGCILYELCTLRHPFQAKSWKHLILKICKGSYNPLPSHYSYELHYLIKQMFKRNPKNRPSATTILERGCLTKLIKNCMPSEMTSEFEQALKETKKHEGSAARPKGNITAGGSSNSEEKNRQSKEQSSKSRPFQRENITKDLSENTQEQRKSGEEAETSEVPPGITDLSHPHRRQWEKKISNTVENVLENASLLSSSFTSEEIKSGCVTNYSENKPRKQWNKETPQTLMNILSNADVSLAFKTYTIYKPGPLSDGTEASDEVDGECEAIVTDLERLEPRTNEDDTDFDEEDDPDWVSELKMILETQ from the exons ATGGAAGAATACAAAGTGTTGAAAGTACTAGGAGAGGGATCCTTCGGGAGAGCTCTCCTAGTTCATCATGAAAGCAGTAATCAAAAGTATGCAATGAAGGAAATAAGACTTCCAATA TCTTCATCCGATGTAGAGAACTCCAGGAAGGAAGCTATTCTGTTGGCTAAAATGAAACATCCAAATATTGTTGCCTATAAAGAATCATTTGAAG CTGATGGACATCTTTATATAGTGATGGAATATTGTGATGATGGAGATCTAATGCAAAAGATTAAGCAACAAAGAGGAAAGCTGTTCTCTGAAGATACG ATCCTTCACTGGTTTGTACAGATGTGCCTGGGTGTGAAGCACATTCATGATAAACGTGTGTTGCACAGAGATATCAAGTCCAAG AATGTCTTCCTCActcaaaatggaaaaataaaattgggAGATTTTGGGTCTGCACGTCTTCTTGCACA TCCAGTGTCGTATGCTTGCACGTATGTGGGAACTCCTTATTACGTGCCTCCAGAAATATGGGAAAGCATGCCATACAACAACAAAAG TGATATATGGTCTCTGGGATGCATTTTATATGAGCTGTGCACTCTTAGACATCCA tttcaAGCCAAAAGCTGGAAACATCTCATCCTTAAGATATGCAAAGGATCCTACAATCCACTACCATCTCACTATTCCTATGAGCTTCATTACTTAATAAAGCAGATGTTTAAGAGAAATCCCAAGAACCGTCCATCAGCTACTACTATTCTTGAAAGGGGTTGTTTAACCAAACTTATCAAAAATTGTATGCCTTCTGAG ATGACATCTGAATTTGAACAGGCATTAAAGGAAACCAAGAAACATGAAGGCAGCGCAGCAAGACCGAAAG GTAACATTACAGCTGGTGGAAGCTcaaacagtgaggaaaaaaatagg caaagtaAAGAACAAAGTAGCAAAAGTAGACCCTTTCAACGGGAAAATATTACCAAGGATTTGAGTGAAAACACACAAGAGCAAAGGAAATCTGGTGAGGAGG CAGAAACTTCTGAAGTCCCCCCAGGAATCACTGATTTGTCACATCCtcacaggaggcagtgggagaaAAAGATATCCAATACCGTAGAGAATGTCCTGGAAAATGCatccttgctttcttccagttttaCATCTGAAGAGATTAAAA GTGGCTGTGTTACAAACTACAGTGAAAATAAGCCACGTAAGCAGTGGAACAAGGAAACTCCTCAGACCCTAATGAACATTCTCAGTAATGCAGATGTCAGCTTAGCATTTAAAACATACACGATTTATAAACCAG ggCCACTTTCTGATGGAACTGAAGCATCTGATGAAGTAGATGGTGAATGTGAAGCTATTGTCACAGATTTGGAGAGACTTGAGCCTAGAACTAATGAAGATGACAC GGACTTCGATGAGGAAGATGACCCAGATTGGGTGTCGGAACTGAAAATGATACTTGAAACACAGTAA
- the CKAP2 gene encoding cytoskeleton-associated protein 2 isoform X2: MTARPSPRLPPSRRSEPAYREQRRQKVEEYLSRKKIFSGVCIQENQASFSSRTGKVTSNKLQDKIQALKSAKPKMEDTENADKLSWDQSSRTLEENVTLKSSTISRANSTLGTSYNLEDLTSKDKVTEIKPQHVSLSQSFLHVRSIKEKQLIAEKQNSIVSLPKKPVPGTYRGKVIQSKVNSFRKAPKSEGEKSSLPDKKPLISATKPSVRSLSTSNCNVVMKTIKVTNSPNSVKPKGVLPFQSKPASKALNSQSSLNKQQSTSAVSLTKVTVQKMIGRRGPVPRRAASNNSDHKTLAVKLADSCEDARPEATAKAISVVPVTKSGQDLKAIGNRKSVLPKESAEERRARLAEWRASKGKVMRRPPASVSLGAQSKSEAQEFSSTDDSLEHLLHGEKVNKTLSECLQLTEQGCQSDEVRAMLEDLIKNIPGAKKLAKYWICCMHLEQMGPLEKLIVVYEEAVLAGAMPKDELRHTLIDIMKNTESLFKSEDGGAVIEAHLSEVVEVGKEANASAEQVQEVFKDLNSDEDQKAERNKAETSNEAIKNEEMDLDLKPREEILPKKNKKHKTKERTKKSGKCETEEQNEDRVKDVTRALNSPDKENDASYLMKYNLSTTPYLESMKMHHEANDSNAKDLKIVTPLRYSQRIREKMCKLSDTVKDHDPCVSSLEQLGELGSKLTACIHRQNNALKETNTDVEE; the protein is encoded by the exons AGCAAAGAAGACAAAAAGTTGAAGAATATTTGTCAAGAAAAAAGATCTTTTCTGGTGTGTGCATTCAAGAAAACCAGGCATCTTTCAG tagcAGAACTGGGAAAGTAACTAGCAATAAACTGCAAGACAAAATACAGGCCTTAAAATCTGCAAAGCCAAAAATG GAAGATACAGAGAATGCTGATAAACTTTCATGGGACCAATCAAGCAGAACCTTAGAAGAAAATGTTACTTTAAAGTCTTCTACCATCAGTCGCGCAAATTCCACATTGGGGACAAGCTATAATCTTGAAGATCTTACTTCCAAGGATAAAGTCACTGAAATAAAACCTCAGCATGTATCACTTAGCCAGTCTTTCTTGCATGTCAGAAGTATAAAAGAGAAACAACTGattgcagaaaaacaaaattcaattGTCAGCCTACCAAAGAAACCAGTGCCTGGTACATATCGTGGCAAAGTTATCCAATCCAAGGTAAACTCCTTCCGAAAAGCACCAAAAAGCGAGGGGGAGAAGAGTTCTTTGCCAGATAAGAAGCCTCTTATTTCTGCCACCAAACCATCTGTGAGATCTCTTTCTACAAGCAACTGCAATGTAGTTATGAAGACCATCAAAGTCACAAACTCCCCTAATTCTGTGAAACCAAAGGGTGTCCTCCCATTCCAGAGTAAACCAGCTAGCAAAGCTCTTAACTCACAGTCCAGTCTGAATAAGCAACAATCAACATCTGCTGTATCACTGACAAAAGTAACAGTCCAAAAGATGATTGGTAGAAGGGGACCAGTGCCACGGAGGGCCGCTTCTAACAATTCTGACCACAAAACGTTAGCAGTGAAACTTGCAGATTCTTGCGAAGATGCAAGACCAGAAGCTACAGCAAAAGCAATTTCTGTTGTTCCTGTTACCAAGTCAGGACAGGATCTTAAAGCTATTGGCAACAGAAAATCTGTTCTGCCAAAAGAGTCAGCAGAAGAGAGAAG AGCTCGCCTGGCTGAATGGAGGGCATCTAAAGGAAAAGTGATGAGGAGACCACCTGCATCTGTGTCCTTGGGAGCCCAGTCAAAAAGTGAAGCACAGGAATTCTCTTCTACTGATGATTCCTTAGAGCATTTATTACATGGTGAAAAAGTCAACAAGACTCTCTCAGAATGTCTGCAGTTAACTGAACAG GGATGTCAAAGTGATGAAGTACGTGCCATGTTGGAAGACCTGATAAAGAATATTCCTGGGGCTAAAAAGCTTGCAAAATATTGGATCTGCTGTATGCATCTTGAACAGATGGGCCCTCTTGAAAAGCTCATTGTTGTCTATGAGGAAGCCGTTTTGGCAGGAGCAATG cctAAAGATGAACTACGACACACACTAATAGatattatgaaaaatactgaaagccTGTTTAAGTCTGAGGATG GGGGAGCTGTGATAGAAGCTCATTTAAGTGAGGTAGTGGAAGTCGGCAAGGAAGCTAATGCATCTGCAGAGCAAGTTCAGGAGGTCTTCAAGGATCTCAACTCAGATGAGGAccagaaagcagagagaaataagGCAGAGACTAGCAATGAAGCGatcaaaaatgaagaaatggattTAGACTTGAAGCCAAGAGAAGAGATCTtgccaaaaaagaataaaaagcacaaaactaaagAACGTACAAAGAAGTCAGGAAAATGTGAAACAGAAGAGCAGAATGAAGACAGGGTAAAAGATGTAACCCGAGCACTTAATTCTCCTGACAAGGAGAATGATGCATCTTATTTAATGAAATACAATCTATCTACAACTCCATACTTGGAAAG taTGAAGATGCACCATGAGGCAAATGACTCCAATGctaaagacctgaaaattgtaACCCCTCTGCGATATTCTCAACGTATACGGGAAAAGATGTGCAAGTTGTCAGATACTGTTAAGGATCATGATCCCTGTGTGTCTTCACTGGAACAGCTGGGAGAACTGGGATCAAAACTCACTGCCTGTATCCACAGACAGAACAATGCActgaaagaaacaaatactgaTGTAGAAGAGTAA